The following are encoded together in the Saccharospirillaceae bacterium genome:
- a CDS encoding M48 family metallopeptidase, which produces MSRQPLENPILPDHINNKNEHPLKDFLVLAIAVVLLISAATWALASSASWLAPKIPYAWELAWQTTTPDSDAQDTDTVTMDQRNTEQALSQLLNKLIGEHALPVSVHYLADEATPNAFATLGGHIFITRGLLENVQSENGLAMVLAHEYAHIELRHPMILALEQLSLGLIMALLGGDNIAQMVTQNTSMLTVLAFSRDMERASDEYALQRLMMTYGHTSGADEFFRQIQKLETEDAFSATPETLDFMQTHPLTSERIEAIAAFTTAGKLTPLEPALKL; this is translated from the coding sequence ATGAGTCGCCAACCGCTGGAAAATCCGATTCTTCCGGATCACATCAATAATAAGAACGAGCATCCACTGAAAGACTTTCTGGTTCTGGCGATTGCGGTTGTGCTGCTCATATCTGCGGCCACCTGGGCACTGGCCAGCAGTGCTTCATGGCTTGCGCCCAAGATTCCATACGCCTGGGAATTAGCCTGGCAGACTACAACGCCGGATTCCGATGCCCAAGACACTGATACCGTCACTATGGATCAGCGGAATACTGAACAAGCACTTTCACAGCTATTAAACAAACTGATTGGCGAACATGCCCTGCCCGTCAGCGTTCATTACCTTGCCGATGAAGCAACACCCAACGCCTTTGCCACGTTAGGTGGACATATCTTTATTACTCGTGGGCTGTTAGAAAACGTACAATCGGAAAATGGATTGGCTATGGTTCTGGCGCATGAATACGCCCACATAGAATTGCGCCACCCAATGATCCTGGCACTCGAACAGCTCTCGCTGGGTCTGATAATGGCGCTGTTAGGCGGCGATAATATTGCTCAGATGGTAACTCAGAATACCTCAATGCTGACGGTGCTGGCATTCAGCCGTGATATGGAAAGAGCATCGGATGAATATGCGCTGCAGCGACTCATGATGACTTACGGCCATACCAGCGGTGCAGACGAGTTTTTCAGACAAATTCAAAAACTCGAAACAGAAGACGCATTTTCAGCAACACCTGAGACGCTGGATTTTATGCAGACACATCCGTTAACCAGCGAACGTATCGAAGCTATTGCCGCTTTTACCACAGCCGGAAAGCTAACGCCTCTGGAACCAGCACTGAAACTCTGA
- a CDS encoding PepSY domain-containing protein, whose protein sequence is MSHSTQTADPASQEAVVTARQKTARTPGKKSRKKHTARFSLGAKGRSFWVRWHTYISCFFLPLVLLYVISGFLYLLGFEGGAASSEKIDIQLTQEQQANFPQDEQAARQLFTQFYSEKLPQLYYHSDHLLSFWDIHHEVMMTEPEADGHAHIIVETNDWMRQLIYIHKGLAGELFRWLGIMLALSLVFSIISGVLVALAVPKMKATAIRWISIGTVVVVLAYLVARF, encoded by the coding sequence ATGTCTCATTCTACTCAAACCGCCGATCCCGCTTCGCAGGAAGCGGTTGTTACAGCTCGACAAAAAACCGCCAGAACACCGGGTAAAAAGTCGCGTAAAAAACACACCGCTCGTTTCAGTCTGGGGGCTAAAGGTCGTAGCTTTTGGGTACGCTGGCATACCTATATTTCCTGTTTTTTTCTACCGCTGGTTTTGCTGTATGTTATTTCAGGTTTTTTATATTTGCTCGGTTTTGAAGGCGGTGCGGCCAGCTCTGAAAAAATCGATATACAGCTGACACAAGAACAGCAGGCCAATTTCCCACAGGATGAGCAAGCTGCACGACAGTTATTTACGCAGTTTTATTCTGAAAAATTGCCGCAACTCTATTATCACAGCGATCATTTACTGAGTTTCTGGGATATTCATCACGAAGTGATGATGACTGAGCCAGAGGCGGACGGTCATGCCCATATAATTGTCGAAACTAACGATTGGATGCGTCAGCTGATTTATATTCACAAAGGACTGGCGGGTGAGTTATTCCGCTGGTTGGGTATCATGCTGGCATTGAGCCTGGTATTCAGCATCATCAGTGGCGTGTTGGTTGCACTGGCGGTACCGAAAATGAAAGCAACGGCAATTCGCTGGATCAGTATCGGCACCGTGGTGGTGGTGCTGGCGTATCTTGTTGCCAGATTCTGA